In the genome of Enterococcus sp. DIV2402, the window GCGTCGAAAAGGACATATAATTCTTGATATTTCTCATGAGCAAAGGTTAATTGTAATGTTTTGAAACGACGATTCAATGAGTCTTCATTAAATAATCGATACAAAAGAAGTTCTTCCGCCTTTTCCAACTGAGTTTTGCGAACCACACTTGGTGGTGGAAGTGGAATTTGTTCTGGTTCAACATGCGTAGGTGTTCTTGCTTCATTGCGCCGTGCTTGTTTAAGCTGACGTAATTGTTGTTGCAAGGTTTCCCGGCTAATTTGAAATTCAGTTGATAGTTGTGTTAAGTAACGATCTTGTTCAAGCAGTGAATCTACTTGTAACAAATCTTGTAAAAGTTCTTGCACGTATTCTAACTGTTCTTTTTCATTTGCAAGATTACGATTTAACTTGCGATATTTCATTTTAAATGAAAAAACCGTCTCACGACCATGGTAAGCTAACTCACGAAAAGCTTCACTACCATACTTTCGGACGTAATCATCCGGGTCTAAACGCTCTGGAACACTCACAATAGTTAAATTAAGATGGCTATGCTCTTGTAAAAGTTCAATGCCTCGATTGGTCGCTTCGATTCCAGCTTTATCACCATCATAGCAAAGAATTAATTCTTTTGAAACACGTTCAATCGCAGCAATTTGTTGATTTGTTAAACTTGTTCCCATTGAAGCAATACCATTTTGAATACCTGATTGCCAAGCAGCCAAAACATCCATAAACCCTTCAAATAAAAAGACAGAACCTTCTTTACGAATGGTACTACGTGCTTTATCAAAGTTAAACAATACTTCACGTTTATTAAATAAACTTGTTTCTGGACTGTTTAAATATTTGGGTTGGTCTTCACCTGGAAAAGCGTCTGTTTGTAACCATCGTCCTGAAAAGCCAATAATTTTCCCTTGAAAATTACGAATAGGAAACATAATTCGCTGATAGAAACGATCAGCTAAACCAGCATCTCTTTCAACAAATAATCCCGATTCAGCAAAATACTGAGGATCCAAGGATTCATTATGAAAAATTCGTTCCAAAAACTCTCGTTGATTTGGCGCAAATCCGATTTGAAATTCTTCAATCAATTCTTCTGTCAAACCACGCTGCAATAAATAATCCAATGCTTCTTGACCAGCTGTCGTATGGACGAGCATATGATGATAAACTTCACTAGCTTTTTCATGCAATTTAATCAGTTGCTGTGTTTTGGATGATTCTGGATTGGTTTGTGGCGCTTGTCGGTAATTTTCAGCAACGGGAATGTCTTCAATCTCCGCAACTTTGACGACTGCTTCACTAAACGAAATGCCCTCTAGCTCTTGAACAAAACTAAAGACATTGCCACCACGTCCACAACCAAAACAATAATAAAATTGTTTATCTTCAGCGACTGAAAACGACGGTGTTTTTTCATTATGAAACGGACATAAACCAGTGTAATTTTTACTACCAGACTTTTTTAACTGAACATATTGTCCAATTACTTCAACGATATTCGTTCGACTACGGACATCATCAATCACGTGCTGTGGAATTCTTGCCACTGACACTCACCTCCTGTATTTACTGTAAGATGAGCTTATCTATCGGTAAAAAATCGCACTAATCGAAATCAGCGCGATTCTAAAATAGACAGTTTTTCACATCATTCATTCTATCACATTCTCAGTTCTTTTCAAGTTATTTGTTTCTATCTATAGAAAATAAATTAACTCTAGATAACTAAAAAACAGGAAATACCCTAAAGCATTTCCTGTTTGTCTTATTTGTATTGTTCTTCTAAACGACTCATCCAAGCACCTAATACGATACCTGCTAAACACAAGACACCACACATCACAAAATTCATCGCAGTAAAACCAGTATAGTTTGTTGGTATAATCATTACAGTTGAGGCAAAAACAATACCTAAAATGAAATGAAATAATTGCGCGTAAGCTTTACTAAAGATATAATCCATTACTCGAGATAAACCTAATACGGTAACAATCCCACCAATTGCAATCGGAATAATTACACTGAAATCGACATTTTTTATACCATCAGACATCGCTTTATACATGCCCATATAAACTAAGAAATTTGAAGGACTTAGGCCCGGAACAATCATTCCCAATCCAATTAAACCACCTGCAATAATCCATGTCCAAAAGTTTTGCGGCACTTCAGAGAAAAGGCTTGATCCTTGCCATAAGAAAAGAAAACCAGCAATGAAACTAACAATCATAATGACTATATCACGGGTTGAACGCCCTTTTTTTCCGGCTTCTTTCCAAAGAGCAGGAACTGTTCCAATAATACAACCGACAAAAAACCATAAAATAATTGTTTCATATGCACCTAATAGAAAGCTTACCGCAAAAGATAATAAGAAAACGCCAGTAATTCCGCCTAAACCAACGGGAATAAAATATAAGACATTTTCTTTAAAGTTTTTTGTAATATGGGCCAAAAACGAAATGATTCGTTCATAAATTCCGAAGATAGCTGCTAAGGCTCCTCCACTAACTCCTGGTAAAATAAATCCTGAGCCAATGAACATTCCTTTCACAAAGCGCAAAATCCAGTCTGCTCCACCGCTTTTTGTGTTGTGACTTTTGTTTTCCATAAATGATATACTCTCCTACATTTGTTTTTATTCAAACAAAAAATTGGTCCATTTAATTTTCTGTTCGTTTAATTTCACTAATTCTGCATAAAACAGGTTGCCCCCATTATGATATAAATAACCACCATTGTAAATAAAAGAATGCAGACCAATATAGCGGTATTTGGTTTGATCGTCATTTCCTAATAGCGGTGATAAAATATCTCGAGAATATTTTTCAGCTAATTCGAGTGTGTTTTTCCCACCATTATCCGCAACATAATCAATGTATTCTAAACCGAAATTATAAGCTTGAACAGCTGTCCATAAATCAGTGTTTGCTGCGTTGGACTTTGCAATAGCTTCAGATAAATAACTTACACCTTGTTCAATACTACGATCTGATTCTGTAATTTGGTTGGGTTGTCCATGGGCACTTTCAGAACTTTGCATAGGATCATCGCCCACTCCTTTAGTTTCAGTAAAAATAATACTTAAAGCTAAATCTTTATATTCAGGAATTCCTTGCTCTTTTACTGCTGCTTCTACTTGTGCATCATACTGATGAATCTGTTTTAGAATTCGATAATTACGATACGCTAAATAGCTACCTATTACTAATAATAAGAGGAGCACAATTTGAAATAAATAACGAATCCAAGATTTCTTTTTTAATTTCATACTAATCATCCAAACTTTTTAATATCAGATTTCAGACTACTATGTCTCAGTAAAGATGTCCATCTCCATTAAAGAAATTTACAAAATTTAAAAAAAACACAACCTT includes:
- a CDS encoding lysozyme family protein, yielding MKLKKKSWIRYLFQIVLLLLLVIGSYLAYRNYRILKQIHQYDAQVEAAVKEQGIPEYKDLALSIIFTETKGVGDDPMQSSESAHGQPNQITESDRSIEQGVSYLSEAIAKSNAANTDLWTAVQAYNFGLEYIDYVADNGGKNTLELAEKYSRDILSPLLGNDDQTKYRYIGLHSFIYNGGYLYHNGGNLFYAELVKLNEQKIKWTNFLFE
- the dnaG gene encoding DNA primase yields the protein MARIPQHVIDDVRSRTNIVEVIGQYVQLKKSGSKNYTGLCPFHNEKTPSFSVAEDKQFYYCFGCGRGGNVFSFVQELEGISFSEAVVKVAEIEDIPVAENYRQAPQTNPESSKTQQLIKLHEKASEVYHHMLVHTTAGQEALDYLLQRGLTEELIEEFQIGFAPNQREFLERIFHNESLDPQYFAESGLFVERDAGLADRFYQRIMFPIRNFQGKIIGFSGRWLQTDAFPGEDQPKYLNSPETSLFNKREVLFNFDKARSTIRKEGSVFLFEGFMDVLAAWQSGIQNGIASMGTSLTNQQIAAIERVSKELILCYDGDKAGIEATNRGIELLQEHSHLNLTIVSVPERLDPDDYVRKYGSEAFRELAYHGRETVFSFKMKYRKLNRNLANEKEQLEYVQELLQDLLQVDSLLEQDRYLTQLSTEFQISRETLQQQLRQLKQARRNEARTPTHVEPEQIPLPPPSVVRKTQLEKAEELLLYRLFNEDSLNRRFKTLQLTFAHEKYQELYVLFDAYVETEGEFIVSKFLDFLKDEQMKHLVITIARLNVPEESTEQEFQDLVRIIQTSSIVEEINKKRIQQQEASQKGNQQLELELAVEIINLTKQLKQAK
- a CDS encoding DUF368 domain-containing protein, which gives rise to MENKSHNTKSGGADWILRFVKGMFIGSGFILPGVSGGALAAIFGIYERIISFLAHITKNFKENVLYFIPVGLGGITGVFLLSFAVSFLLGAYETIILWFFVGCIIGTVPALWKEAGKKGRSTRDIVIMIVSFIAGFLFLWQGSSLFSEVPQNFWTWIIAGGLIGLGMIVPGLSPSNFLVYMGMYKAMSDGIKNVDFSVIIPIAIGGIVTVLGLSRVMDYIFSKAYAQLFHFILGIVFASTVMIIPTNYTGFTAMNFVMCGVLCLAGIVLGAWMSRLEEQYK